The proteins below are encoded in one region of Xenopus laevis strain J_2021 chromosome 8L, Xenopus_laevis_v10.1, whole genome shotgun sequence:
- the LOC108699074 gene encoding extracellular calcium-sensing receptor, with product MVYTIIEINASDDLLPNVTLGFKLYDSCYNEVRSLMGAEWILSGKENVVPNFNCNNDVMPLAILGDLPTKASIPLARIMGLTRYPQVSYGSVHPSLSDKTQFPSFLRTIHNANYEVFALAQLLKYFNWTWVGIIYSDNDLGRSGAQLVTREIEKNGGCVAFHEILPLVNFMESIYRMIDVIQNSRAKVIIAYCTIESFIPLIEEASLHNITDKVWLGTTSWTISSDFPRKEFLTTLNGSLGIAVQNGKIPGFKEFLYSLHPSISLDDLLIKTFWENAFQCVWPVNNTYNNSSPALLREDIVWCTGKERVDSIDPEVFDVDKFRFTHKVHNAVLTVAHALHQMKNCAPGKGPFKNGSCADIYNHQHWQLLYYIKHVKFNNTAGDEIYFDANGDVPLYLDILNWQMFPNGSNQYVDIGDFDARAPKGQELKILDNKILWNVGRDKIPVSVCSDPCPRGHRRATIQGQKICCFDCLPCSEGEILNPKDDSECLKCPEDEWPDVVKEKCLPKPIQFLSYDETLGSALACISVLFCLLTFSVFCLFIVKRKTPIVKANNRELSYLLLISLMFGFLCSLPFIGRPNLKTCMIRQVLFAVIFSFCISVILAKTVTVIMIFNATNPDSKLKKMVGLRIPIYIVPVCTMVQLILCIVWLARAAPFAEFNMAAEIGKIVIECNEGSRVLFSCVLGYMGLLAAISLLVAFLARKLPDTFNETKFITFSMLVFASVWLTFIPAYLSTKGKQMVAVEIFAILSSSAGLLVCIFLPKCYIILLHPEMNTKQYITGRNTRNRGT from the exons ATGGTGTACACTATAATAGAAATTAATGCATCTGATGATCTTCTTCCCAATGTAACACTGGGCTTCAAACTCTATGATTCTTGTTACAATGAGGTTCGATCATTAATGGGAGCTGAATGGATTTTGTCAGGGAAGGAAAACGTGGTTCCCAATTTTAACTGCAACAATGACGTTATGCCGTTGGCTATTCTTGGTGATTTGCCCACTAAGGCTTCAATACCTTTAGCCAGGATCATGGGATTGACCAGATATCCAcag GTTAGCTATGGTTCAGTTCACCCTTCACTGAGTGATAAAACACAGTTCCCGTCCTTCCTCAGAACCATCCATAATGCTAACTATGAGGTTTTTGCACTTGCTCAGTTGCTGAAGTACTTTAACTGGACCTGGGTGGGTATCATATACTCAGACAATGACTTGGGAAGATCAGGGGCTCAGCTGGTAACTCGAGAGATTGAGAAGAATGGTGGATGTGTTGCATTTCATGAGATACTTCCTTTAGTCAACTTCATGGAATCTATTTACCGTATGATTGATGTCATCCAGAATTCCAGAGCAAAAGTAATCATTGCATATTGCACTATAGAAAGCTTTATTCCATTAATTGAGGAGGCATCACTTCATAATATCACTGACAAGGTATGGCTGGGCACGACCAGTTGGACCATATCATCTGACTTCCCTAGAAAAGAATTCCTAACCACCTTAAATGGAAGTCTTGGAATAGCAGTTCAAAATGGGAAAATTCCTGGATTTAAGGAGTTTCTTTATAGCCTTCACCCATCCATTTCTTTAGATGATcttctaataaagacattttgggAGAATGCATTTCAGTGTGTTTGGCCAGTTAATAATACCTATAATAATTCATCTCCAGCACTGCTTAGAGAAGATATTGTTTGGTGCACAGGAAAGGAGAGAGTGGACAGTATTGATCCTGAAGTATTTGATGTGGACAAGTTTAGATTTACACACAAAGTGCATAATGCAGTCCTCACAGTAGCACATGCTTTGCACCAGATGAAAAACTGTGCTCCAGGGAAAGGGCCATTCAAGAATGGATCATGTGCTGATATTTATAATCATCAACATTGGCAG CTACTTTATTACATAAAACATGTTAAGTTTAATAACACTGCAGGAgatgaaatatattttgatgcAAATGGGGATGTTCCTCTCTATCTGGACATCTTGAATTGGCAGATGTTCCCTAATGGAAGCAATCAGTATGTTGACATTGGTGACTTTGATGCACGTGCTCCAAAAGGCCAAGAGCTCAAGATACTGGACAACAAGATTTTATGGAATGTTGGGCGTGATAAA ATCCCTGTCTCAGTCTGCAGTGACCCTTGTCCAAGAGGCCACAGAAGAGCCACCATTCAAGGACAAAAGATCTGCTGCTTTGATTGTCTGCCATGTTCTGAAGGAGAGATCCTCAACCCAAAAG ATGACAGTGAATGTCTAAAATGCCCAGAAGATGAATGGCCTGATGTCGTGAAAGAAAAGTGCCTTCCAAAACCAATTCAGTTCCTTTCTTATGATGAGACGTTGGGTTCCGCTCTTGCCTGTATTTCAGTCTTGTTTTGTCTGCTTACGTTTTCTGTCTTCTGCCTGTTCATAGTTAAACGGAAGACTCCCATAGTAAAAGCAAATAACAGAGAGCTCAGTTACCTACTTCTCATCTCCCTCATGTTTGGCTTCCTGTGTTCCTTGCCATTCATTGGTAGACCCAACCTGAAGACGTGCATGATACGCCAGGTCCTGtttgctgttattttttcattttgcatttcagTCATCCTAGCAAAGACTGTGACTGTTATAATGATATTTAATGCCACAAATCCAGAcagtaaactgaaaaaaatggtgggtcTCAGAATACCAATTTATATTGTCCCTGTGTGCACAATGGTTCAGTTAATTCTATGTATTGTTTGGTTGGCCAGGGCAGCTCCATTTGCAGAATTCAATATGGCGGCAGAAATAGGGAAAATAGTGATTGAGTGCAATGAAGGCTCTAGGGTGTTATTTTCATGTGTGCTGGGGTATATGGGTTTGTTGGCAGCTATTAGTCTATTAGTTGCCTTTTTGGCGAGGAAGCTCCCTGACACATTTAATGAGACCAAGTTCATTACATTCAGTATGTTGGTATTTGCCAGTGTTTGGCTGACATTTATACCCGCTTACCTCAGTACCAAGGGGAAACAGATGGTGGCAGTAGAAATCTTTGCTATACTatcctcaagtgctggacttcttgtttgtatttttctgccaaaatgttatataatattattgcATCCAGAAATGAACACCAAACAGTACATCACTGGAAGAAATACCAGGAACCGAGGGACATGA